One window of the Passer domesticus isolate bPasDom1 chromosome 14, bPasDom1.hap1, whole genome shotgun sequence genome contains the following:
- the LOC135281025 gene encoding nascent polypeptide-associated complex subunit alpha, muscle-specific form-like isoform X6 — MAAVAAAGGLGQPAGTAEPPSPERGSEATSRAGSEPAAGLPATSQRWLHPPALPTAAAGPSAGAAVAQVAPNQPVPLPGAAVGSQLPPGVPAWAPMGAGSWSPSTAEQVVASALPAQGTPGGAQLSPGMVGVPPALTPEGLGGTAGTALPGAAAPLGDAVLAQLPGNGSGLLDAVLASLPATAAAPGAHSQHLLASSLPTVTSGAPAVTLGTQREWPSGPAQPVPTGASPVQPRAPSPAGPSVPGLSPTAPGVTPELGQTFVTEESRHSQPRPAPVGAVPSPAAPPGPSPASPGSVPPPCSPEPALQRGSEPGHRTAPSSSVPSPSCLPASPAAGHAASSLLSSPSLPVPTAGPLHALAVSRGSSPSQHSCTAMEQLPAASRAASSPAEQMPKGRPGSTGMECPACHPCSLPLPTQPVQVLPLQFRLLGMAFCPALGSRDSESYRQLEADVTLLLNQMLSSYKSFLQANVLEFLNGSVMVRGEVLFRGDAPAPTNSHLIRTVVTEASKGRSTFSWQLEPQSVLSGGFSLENLEPEKLSISLAGPQLGMGRMDPLERLAREVTAAVSALYDVRNFTISQLRLQAGSARVPSVPAGHQQTLQAGASGPALCRAPRALQGPQRCGGGSPEGLPILPDSNHKRIPAWLLDLPRAADLPSPCPTQRGGSEDTRALGWARPGSGWL; from the exons atggcagcagtggctgcagctggtggcctggggcagccAGCGGGCACCGCAGAGCCCCCGAGCCCAGAGAGGGGCTCTGAGGCCACCTCCAGAGCTGGCAGTGAGCCCGCTGCTGGGCTCCCTGCCACCTCCCAGCggtggctgcaccctcctgccctccccacggctgctgctggcccctctgcaggggctgcagtggcacaggtggCACCCAACCAGCCGGTGCCACTGCCAGGGGCGGCCGTGGGGTCTCAGCTCCCACCCGGTGTCCCTGCATGGGCCCCGATGGGTGCTGGCTCCTggagccccagcacagcagagcaggtggtggcctctgctctgccagcacaaGGGACACCCGGCggggcccagctgagccctggcatggtGGGGGTGCCCCCTGCCCTGACACCAGAGGGGCTCgggggcactgctggcactgccctgcctggggcagctgctcccttgGGGGATGCTGTGTTGGCCCAGCTTCCAGGCAATGGCTCTGGACTCCTGGATGCTGTCCTGGCATCacttcctgccactgctgcagctcctggtgcccACAGTCAGCACCTGCTGGCTTCTTCTCTCCCCACGGTGACATCTGGGGCTCCTGCTGTCACCCTGGGGACGCAGAGGGAGTGGCcttctggccctgcacagcccgtGCCCACTGGAGCCtccccagtgcagcccagggctcccagccctgcaggtccCAGCGTGCCTGGGCtgagccccacagcccctggtgtcaccccagagctgggacagacGTTTGTGACGGAAGAgtccaggcacagccagcccaggccagcaCCAGTGGGAGCCGttccctctccagcagcacccccagggcccagccctgccagcccaggctccGTGCCTCCCCCCTGCTCCCcagagccagctctgcagcGTGGCTCTGAGCCTGGGCACCGCactgcccccagcagcagcgtgCCATCTCcatcctgcctgcctgcctctcctgcagctgggcatgcagccagctccctgctcagctccccGAGCCTGcctgtgcccacagcagggCCCCTCCatgccctggctgtgtcccgtggctccagcccttcccagcactcctgcacagccatggagcagctccctgcagcctccagagcggcctccagcccagctgagcagatgCCAAAGGGCAGACCTGGCTCCACAGGGATGGAATGCCCTGCGTGCcacccctgcagcctccccttGCCCACCCAGCCTGTGCAAGTGCTGCCCTTGCAATTCCGCCTGCTGGGCATGGCtttctgcccagctctgggcagcagggattCGGAGAGCTACCGGCAGCTGGAGGCAGATGTGACACTGCTG CTCAACCAGATGCTGTCCAGCTACAAGAGCTTCCTGCAGGCCAATGTCCTTGAGTTCCT gaatGGCTCCGTGATGGTGCGAGGGGAGGTTCTGTTCCGGGGGGATGCTCCTGCTCCCACCAACTCCCACCTCATCCGCACCGTGGTCACAGAGGCCAGCAAGGGAAGGAGCaccttcagctggcagctggagccCCAGTCTGTCCTGTCTGGTG GCTTCAGCCTGGAGAACCTGGAGCCCGAGAAGCTGTCCATCTCCCTCGCTGGCCCCCAGCTTGGCATGGGCAGGATGGATCCTCTGGAGAGGCTGGCCAGAGAG GTGACTGCAGCTGTCAGTGCCCTCTACGACGTGAGGAACTTCACCATCTCCCAGCTCAG gctccaggctggctctgcaCGTGtaccctctgtccctgctggtcACCAACAGACGCTTCAGGCAGGAGCTTCAGGACCCGCTCTCTGCAGAGCACCACGAGCTCTCCAGGGACCTCAGCGATGCG GTGGTGGGAGCCCTGAGGGATTACCCATCCTTCCTGACAGCAATCATAAAAGAATTCCT GCCTGGCTCCTTGATCTGCCACGGGCAGCTGATCTTCcgtccccctgccccacccagcgTGGAGGTTCTGAAGACACTCGTGCGCTCGGTTGGGCCAGACCAGGCTCTGGCTGGCTCTGA
- the LOC135281025 gene encoding uncharacterized protein LOC135281025 isoform X3 has translation MGAGSWSPSTAEQVVASALPAQGTPGGAQLSPGMVGVPPALTPEGLGGTAGTALPGAAAPLGDAVLAQLPGNGSGLLDAVLASLPATAAAPGAHSQHLLASSLPTVTSGAPAVTLGTQREWPSGPAQPVPTGASPVQPRAPSPAGPSVPGLSPTAPGVTPELGQTFVTEESRHSQPRPAPVGAVPSPAAPPGPSPASPGSVPPPCSPEPALQRGSEPGHRTAPSSSVPSPSCLPASPAAGHAASSLLSSPSLPVPTAGPLHALAVSRGSSPSQHSCTAMEQLPAASRAASSPAEQMPKGRPGSTGMECPACHPCSLPLPTQPVQVLPLQFRLLGMAFCPALGSRDSESYRQLEADVTLLLNQMLSSYKSFLQANVLEFLNGSVMVRGEVLFRGDAPAPTNSHLIRTVVTEASKGRSTFSWQLEPQSVLSGGFSLENLEPEKLSISLAGPQLGMGRMDPLERLAREVTAAVSALYDVRNFTISQLRNLGENTEVTGDLYLDTVVHADVTEVLEALAALSGLSMGLSSLWVEGSRLALHVYPLSLLVTNRRFRQELQDPLSAEHHELSRDLSDAVVGALRDYPSFLTAIIKEFLPGSLICHGQLIFRPPAPPSVEVLKTLVRSVGPDQALAGSDFHVDPHSLSVGEPGCQEAGWKSPLGHKRPSSGDPDVGNGEPGLLDRGEWPLHALLYLLGLQLLFLQLPGSPVAWC, from the exons ATGGGTGCTGGCTCCTggagccccagcacagcagagcaggtggtggcctctgctctgccagcacaaGGGACACCCGGCggggcccagctgagccctggcatggtGGGGGTGCCCCCTGCCCTGACACCAGAGGGGCTCgggggcactgctggcactgccctgcctggggcagctgctcccttgGGGGATGCTGTGTTGGCCCAGCTTCCAGGCAATGGCTCTGGACTCCTGGATGCTGTCCTGGCATCacttcctgccactgctgcagctcctggtgcccACAGTCAGCACCTGCTGGCTTCTTCTCTCCCCACGGTGACATCTGGGGCTCCTGCTGTCACCCTGGGGACGCAGAGGGAGTGGCcttctggccctgcacagcccgtGCCCACTGGAGCCtccccagtgcagcccagggctcccagccctgcaggtccCAGCGTGCCTGGGCtgagccccacagcccctggtgtcaccccagagctgggacagacGTTTGTGACGGAAGAgtccaggcacagccagcccaggccagcaCCAGTGGGAGCCGttccctctccagcagcacccccagggcccagccctgccagcccaggctccGTGCCTCCCCCCTGCTCCCcagagccagctctgcagcGTGGCTCTGAGCCTGGGCACCGCactgcccccagcagcagcgtgCCATCTCcatcctgcctgcctgcctctcctgcagctgggcatgcagccagctccctgctcagctccccGAGCCTGcctgtgcccacagcagggCCCCTCCatgccctggctgtgtcccgtggctccagcccttcccagcactcctgcacagccatggagcagctccctgcagcctccagagcggcctccagcccagctgagcagatgCCAAAGGGCAGACCTGGCTCCACAGGGATGGAATGCCCTGCGTGCcacccctgcagcctccccttGCCCACCCAGCCTGTGCAAGTGCTGCCCTTGCAATTCCGCCTGCTGGGCATGGCtttctgcccagctctgggcagcagggattCGGAGAGCTACCGGCAGCTGGAGGCAGATGTGACACTGCTG CTCAACCAGATGCTGTCCAGCTACAAGAGCTTCCTGCAGGCCAATGTCCTTGAGTTCCT gaatGGCTCCGTGATGGTGCGAGGGGAGGTTCTGTTCCGGGGGGATGCTCCTGCTCCCACCAACTCCCACCTCATCCGCACCGTGGTCACAGAGGCCAGCAAGGGAAGGAGCaccttcagctggcagctggagccCCAGTCTGTCCTGTCTGGTG GCTTCAGCCTGGAGAACCTGGAGCCCGAGAAGCTGTCCATCTCCCTCGCTGGCCCCCAGCTTGGCATGGGCAGGATGGATCCTCTGGAGAGGCTGGCCAGAGAG GTGACTGCAGCTGTCAGTGCCCTCTACGACGTGAGGAACTTCACCATCTCCCAGCTCAG GAACCTGGGTGAGAACACGGAGGTCACTGGAGACCTCTACCTGGACACAGTTGTCCATGCTGACGTGACGGAGGTTCTGGAAGCCCTGGCTGCGCTCTCTGGCCTCTCCATGGGCCTGagctccctctgggtggagg gctccaggctggctctgcaCGTGtaccctctgtccctgctggtcACCAACAGACGCTTCAGGCAGGAGCTTCAGGACCCGCTCTCTGCAGAGCACCACGAGCTCTCCAGGGACCTCAGCGATGCG GTGGTGGGAGCCCTGAGGGATTACCCATCCTTCCTGACAGCAATCATAAAAGAATTCCT GCCTGGCTCCTTGATCTGCCACGGGCAGCTGATCTTCcgtccccctgccccacccagcgTGGAGGTTCTGAAGACACTCGTGCGCTCGGTTGGGCCAGACCAGGCTCTGGCTGGCTCTGACTTCCACGTGGATCCCCACTCTCTCTCGGTGGGAG AGCCTGGGTGCCAAGAGGCTGGCTGGAAGAGCCCTTTGGGACACAAGAGACCCTCAAGTGGGGATCCAGACGTTGGAAATGGAGAACCAGGGCTTCTGGACAGAGGGGAGTGGCCTTTGCATGCCTTGCTTTATCTCCTGggcctgcagctgctgtttctgcagctcccaggctcTCCTGTTGCCTGGTGCTGA